In Nocardia sp. XZ_19_385, the sequence CCCACCCCGAGCAGCTACTTCCCGGCGGCGGCGGCGCCTTCCTCGGTGCTAAATCGCGATCTTCCAAGTCTGAGCGACTATTCGAGTCAGCGACGCTGATTGTCGCTCGGACTTGGAAGGAAGCGCATGTCACACTCGGGCGGATTACTCCATGCGCTCCCGCGCTCCCGATGCGCCGCAAATGTGGAGCGACCTGCGGCCGGTCGCCAAATCGGGCGCAGCCGGGCGCTGGGGCGCACGGCGGGGACCAAGCCGGTCTCGGTCGGCCGCGCCGTGAGCGCCCCGGTTGCCTCCCAGCCGACTCGTCGACCGCAGGGCCGCCGGCTCAATTGCGCAGGGAGCCACGCAGTTTGCTCTGGTCCGGGAGGCCGGAAAAGTAGCGCTTGTTGTCCGGGAACGTCAGGACGTGCGCGCCGTCGACCTGGGTCAGCACCGGCATGATCGGGTCGATGACGACGTCGGCGGCGAGAATCTCGGCGGTGGAACCGAATCGGTTCAGGGCGTCGAGCTGAGCCCACGTCGGTGGCAGCAGGATGTCCTCGCCCGCGCGCCAGCGGTCCAGGGCCTGGGCCGGGGTGCGCCACTGGACCTCGGCAGCCTCGGTGGTGGCGCCGTCCGCGAGCTGGCCCTCGGGGAGGACCGCTACGAAGAAGTGGGTGTCGTAGCGCCGCTGCTCGACGACCGGGGTGATCCAATTCGCCCACGGGCGCAGCAGATCCGCGCGCAGGACGAGGTTCGACGCGGCCAGGAACGCGGCCAGCGAGAGCTCGCGACGCTCCAGCTTGCCGCGAGCCTCGCGATACTCGGTGGTGTCGGAGACGACGGTGTCCGCGGTCGGGCCCGCCAGCAGCACGCCGCATTCCTCGAAGGTCTCGCGGACCGCCGCGCACACCAGCGCCTTGGCCCGCTCCTCGGTGGTCGCGAACCGCGCTGCCCACCAAGCGGGTTCGGGACCCGCCCAAGCGATGTCGGCGGTGCCGTCGGACGGGTCGACGCCGCCGCCGGGGAACACCGTCATACCGGCGGCGAAGGCCATGGCCCCGACGCGGCGCTGCAGGAACACCTCGGGACCCGCGGCGCTGTCGCGGACGAGCATCACCGTCGACGCGTCCTTGGTCGGCACAGCCTCAGTCTTGTCACTCACGTTTGCACCCTAACGCGTGCTTGGTGACCGGGATCTCAGCGGTGGCGGTGCCTGCCCGCGCGCCGGGCCCTGCGCGCGAAATAGCGCCCGTCCACCCGGTCCAGCGCGATCGACTGCCGGAACGCGTCACTGAGGTTCTCGGCGGTGAGCACATCGCTCAACAGCCCTTGCGCGACCACCTCGCCCTCGTTGAGCAGCATCCCGTGCGTGAAGCCCTGCGGGATCTCCTCCACGTGATGGGTGACCAGCACCATGGCCGGTGCGTCCGGGTCCGCCGCGAGATCGCCGAGACGTTCCACCAGTTCCTCGCGGCCGCCGAGGTCCAGGCCCGCGGCCGGCTCGTCGAGCAGCAGCAGTTCCGGGTCGGTCATCAGAGCGCGTGCGATGAGCACCCGCTTGCGCTCGCCCTCGGACAGCGTGCCGTAGGTGCGGTCGGAAAGGTGTTCGGCGCCCAGGCTTTCCAGCATGTCGATGGCGCGGTCGGTGTCGACATCGTCGTAGCGTTCGCGCCAACGCCCGACTACGGCGTAACCGGCCGACATCACCAGATCGCTGACCTTCTCTTCCTTCGGCACCCGGGATGCGATGGCGGCGGAGGAGAGTCCGATGCGTGGACGAAGTTCGGAGACATCGGTTTTGCCGAGTATCTCGCCGAGCAGATTGGCCTGGCCCGAAGTGGGGTGGACTTCGGCGGCGGCCATACGGAGCAGTGAGGTCTTGCCCGCGCCGTTGGGTCCGAGGACGACCCAGCGTTCGTCGAGCTCGACCTGCCAGGTGACCGGACCGACCAGGGTATGGCCTGAGCGTCGGACGGTCACATCGGTGAAATCAATGAGCAGATCGGGATCCGGTTGCGGCACGCGCTCCATCTTGGACCAAATGCGCCGGCGATGTCTGACCGACCCACACCGGGCGGGCCGAGCGCGGCATTCGGTTGCGCAGTCCATGCATGATGCGGGCCCGGGCAGTCGGGCGACCCTGACGCGGACGATCGGCGGGCGGGGTGGTCCGGAACATCCGGGCGACGAGCAGCGCCAGCGGAAGTGACAACCCCACCCACCCGATAAGAATCAGCATCAGCATGGTCATGATGACTTGTCCTCCGAACCAGCATGGGCCGCAACTAGCGTAGGTGCTGCCCCTGTCCCGTGAAATTTACCCAGATTCGCGCGCGCCACACTCGACGTTCCGGGGATAAATCGGACAAAACTCCGAAAATAGCCTGGATACCGGGGTTTACGTCCGTGATTCCCAAGCCTCGGCAGGGATCGCTATGACAGTCAGCGAACCCGGAGCGACTTCGGTGAATCCCGCATCTCGTACCGCCACCGCCGTACCGGCGGTCACTCTGGCCGACAACTCCCGCCACTGTTCGGCGCCGGCTTCGCGCACCGTGCAGTGGAATTCGCTGTCGGCCCAGCGTCTGACCAGATCCTCGGGCAGCGCGCCCGCAAGCAACATGCTGGCGTGCCCCACCTGCGCGGCGGCCTTGCCAAGGGTCATCTCCAGGGCCGAATTGACCCACAGCACCGGCAGATCCGGATCGGCGGGACCGGGCTCGTCGTGCTCGAGATCCGTGCCGCCGATCTGCAAACGTTTGATCCGCGGATCGACCTCGCTCACCGCGCTCGGTACGAACGCCCGGGCCTGCGCACCGCCGACCTCGACGGTGACGCCGTCCACCTCGTTCGCGGCCAGCCATTGCGCCCCGCGGGCGCGGCGGGCCACCTTGCGGATCCGCGACCGCTTCCAGGTGAGATACCGCTCTTCCCAGGGACCTTCGGGACCGACCCGCCGGTCCATGCACAGCGCGACCACCGCGGTCGCCGCGGCCGCCAGCAGGACACTGCGCGGCGGCGGATCCGCCTTGGGCAGATGCAGCACCATCTGCATGGCCTGCACCTGATCCGGATCGGCCGGATCGCCCGCGCCACCGTAACCACGCGCCAGCTCCGCGTGCCGGACGCCGAAATCCAGGTCCGGCGTTGGCAGTTCGGTATCTACCCCACCCGTCTCCGGGAAACTCATCACACCACCACTAGCACCAAAGTAAATGTCTTCGACGGTTCCACACCTTGCTCCCAGGGCCGCTTGTATTCCATCCGCAGCTCGGTGACTCCCGCGGCATTGCCGACAAAGGTCCACACCTCGGTCCCCGGCGTACCAGGCATAACCGGCTGATCGGAGACATATTCCTTTTCGCTGACCTGCCGCACCACATTCTGGTCGAGCGCCGTCAACTGCCAGCCGTAGCCGGTGGACGGGTTCGAGCCCAGCCGCACCACCAGCTGCTGCCCGGTGCTCAGCTTGCGCTCCTGGCCGTTGTCGGCATCCGTGACCGTCACCGTACCTCCTTGCGGCACAGGCGTTCCCGATGTGCCGCTGGTAACCGGCGCCGAGGTCACCGGCGGAGCCGAGGAGTGACCAGCGTGTTCGTCACCGGTGTCGGTACCGCACGCGGCGACCGTCAGACCGAGCAGCAGTATCACCAGGGATTTCCGCACCACGTCTCCGTCCGCCGAATGACCAACTCGCCCAAGCCTACCGCCGCGAGCATCGAGTAACCGCTGGGCAACCCGTCGATCGGGCCGTGTCGGAGCTTCCTCAGGTATCGGCTCGAGTACCGACGAGCGGCACCCGGCGAACCCCGCCGTCGCGCGCGTCCGCGGCTTCCACTTCGTCACGAGTAACGCCGAGGATGAACAGCACCGCGTCCAGGTAGGGGTGCGACAGGGCCGCGTCGGCGACCTCACGCAGGGCGGGCTTGGCATTGAACGCCACACCCAGCCCCGCCGCGTTCAGCATGTCGATGTCGTTGGCACCGTCACCGACCGCGACGGTCTGCTCCATCGGCACGCCCGCCTCGGCCGCGAACTTGCGCAGCGCGGTGGCCTTGAAAGCGCGGTCGACGATCTCGCCGACGACCCGGCCGGTGAGTTTGCCGTCCTTGATCTCCAAGGTGTTGGCCTGGACGAAGTCCAGTTCCAGTTCGTGGGCGAGGGGTTCGATCACCTGACGGAACCCACCGGAGACCACGCCACAGCGGAAACCGATGCGACGCAGGGTGCGAATGGTCGTGCGGGCGCCCGGGGTCAGCTCGATCCGCTCGGCGACCTCCTCGATCACCGATTCGTCCAAGCCCTCCAGGGTCGCCACGCGCTGGCGCAGCGATTCGGCGAAGTCGATCTCGCCGCGCATCGCCGCCTCGGTGACCTGGCGGACCTCTTCCTCGACACCGGCGTGCGCGGCCAGCATCTCGATGACCTCACCCTGGATCAGCGTGGAGTCGACATCGAACACGATGAGCCGCTTGGCCCGCCGCGCCAGACCGGCCCGTTCCACCGCGACGTCGACCTGCTCGGCGACGGCCACCTCGGCCAGCGCCGTGCGCAGCCGCGAATCGGTGTCCGCCCCGGTGTCGGTCGCGGTGACGAGCAGTTCCATGCCGGTGACCGGGTAGTCGGCGATCCCGCGGATGGTGTCGATGTTCGCGCCGAGCGTGGCCAGCTGCCGCGACACCTCGCTGAACGCGCGCGCGGTGACCGGCGCGCCGAGGATGACCACCGCGTGCGTCGACATCGGCTGCCGGCCGATAGCCGCGCCGACCTCCACGTCGACATGCATGCCGACGGTGTTCATCGCCTCTTCGAGTTCGTCCTGCAGCGCCTCGGGATCGCTCGGACACGTGACGAGCACGCCCAGGGTGAGCCGGCCGCGGATCACGACCTGCTCCACATCGAGCAGGCTCACCCGATGCCGCGACATCGCCGCGAGCAGCACGGACGTCACGCCCGGCCGGTCGGGTCCGGTGACGGTGACGAGAACGGTGGTGTCAGCCAAGTCCTGCTCCATATTTGTTTGCCCTCCCTGTGCTGCGTCGCCGTTGTCGCGGACCTAAAGGGGCGTAACCAGGTCTTCAAACACGTGTGCACCCGCTGATGACCAGCAGGTGCACACGTAGTCGTCGTGAATACTACTTAGTTGCTACCGCGTCCTCGGTGACCGCGTGCGAGTGCTTGCCCGAGCCCCAGCCCACGTGCGCCTCGGCGCGCATGCGCTCGACCATGTGCGGGTAGTGCAGCTCGAACGCGGGACGCTCGGAGCGGATGCGCGGCAGCTCGTAGAAGTTGTGCCGCGGCGGCGGGCAGGTGGTGGCCCACTCCAGCGAGTTGCCGTAACCCCACGGGTCGTCCACGGTGACAACCTCACCGTAGCGGTAGCTCTTGAAGACGTTCCAGACGAACGGCAGCATCGAGGCGCCCAGGATGAACGCGCCGATCGTGGAGATCGTGTTCAGCGCGGTGAACCCGTCCGAGGGCAGGTAGTCGGCGTAGCGACGCGGCATGCCCTCGGCGCCCAGCCAGTGCTGCACCAGGAAGGTGGTGTGGAAGCCGACGAAGGTGGTCCAGAAGTGCCACTTGCCGAGGCGCTCGTCCATCATCCGGCCGGTCATCTTCGGGAACCAGAAGTAGATGCCCGCGAAGGTGGCGAACACGATGGTGCCGAAGAGCACGTAGTGGAAGTGCGCGACCACGAAGTACGAGTCGGTGACGTGGAAGTCCAGCGGCGGCGAAGCCAGGATGACACCCGACAGACCACCGAAGAGGAAGGTCACCAGGAAGCCGATCGACCACAGCATCGGCGTCTCGAACGTCAACTGACCTCGCCACATGGTGCCGATCCAGTTGAAGAACTTCACACCGGTCGGAACCGCGATCAAGAAGGTCATGAACGAGAAGTACGGCAGCAGCACGGCGCCGGTGGCGTACATGTGGTGCGCCCACACCGCGATGGACAGGGCGGCGATACCGAGCGTCGCGTAGACCAGCGTGGTGTATCCGAAGATCGGCTTGCGCGAGAACACCGGGTAGATCTCGGAGACGATGCCGAAGAACGGCAGCGCGATGATGTACACCTCGGGGTGGCCGAAGAACCAGAACAGGTGCTGCCAGAGCAGGACGCCGCCGGTGGCCGGGTCGTAGATGTGACCACCCAGGTGGCGGTCCACGGCCAGACCCATCAGGGCGGCGGTCAGCAGCGGGAACGCCAGCAGGACAAGGACGCTGGTGACGGCGATGTTCCAGGTGAAGATCGGCATCCGGAACATGGTCATACCGGGGGCGCGCAAAACCACCACGGTGGTGAGCATGTTGACACCACCGAGGATGGTGCCCAGACCGGACACGGCCAGACCCATGATCCACAGGTCACCACCGACGCCGGGCGAGTGCACGATGTCGGTCAGCGGCGAGTAGGCCGTCCAGCCGAAGTCGGCCGCGCCGCCCGGGGTGATGAAGCCCGCCGTGGCCATGGTCGCGCCGAACAGGTACAGCCAGTAGCTGAACGCGTTCAGGCGCGGGAAGGCGACGTCGGGGGCACCGATCTGCAGCGGCAGAATGATATTGGCGAAGCCGAAGACGATGGCCGTCGCGTAGAACAGCAGCATGATGGTGCCGTGCATGGTGAACAGCTGGTTGAACTGTTCGGCCGACAGGAACTGCATGCCGGGGCGGGCGAGCTCGGTGCGCATGAGCAGCGCCATGAGACCGCCGATCATGAAGAACGTCATCGCGGTAGTCAGGTACATGACACCGAGGACCTTCGGGTCGGTCGTGGTGACCGCCTTGTAGATGAACGAACCCTTCGGCCCGGTCCGAGCCGGATACGGCCGAGTCGCTTCCAACTGGACTGGCTGGGGCTCTACCGCAGTCACTGATCCTCCTGAACTTCGGAACGAACGACAGTTCGCTTGCGCTCCTGAGATCGTAAACCGTGCTGCGACAGGCATCCGCACGGGTCCTACGTTGTGTCGTATTCGACGAGCCGAGGGCCGTCGTCTCGCTGTTGTGTGCTGAGCGTTCGCACCTCGTCTGGCGTGCGACGATGAATCCTGGCCACCCGCGTCGTCTCTATCCGCAGAGAGTGTTCCACCACTTGATAGGAGATTGCGCCAATGACTCACCCCAAGCCCGGCGACCCCGTCTGGGTCGATGTGTTCACCGCCGACCCAGACGCGAGCATCGCCTTCTACACCGAGCTTTTCGGCTGGACCGCCGAACGCGCCGACGAGGAATTCGGCGGATACATCACCTTCCGCAAAGACGGCAAGGCCGTCGCGGGCGGCATGGGCAAGATGAACGCCGAGACGGACGGCCCTGATCAATGGACCGTCTACCTGGCCTCCTCCGATGCCCGCGCCACCGCCGAGAAGGCGAAGGCGCACGGCGCCGACATCGTCGTTCCGCCCATGGACGTCGCCGATCTGGGCGTGATGGCGGTGCTCGGAGATCCGGGCGGCGCGGGCGTCGGCATCTGGCAGGCCGGCACGTTCGGCGGTATCGAGACCGCCGCGCTGGTCGAGGGCGGCAAGTGGACCGATGCCGAGGGCGCGCCCTCCTGGTTCGAACTGCACACCCGCGACTACCAGCGCGCTCTGGACTTCTACCGCGAGGTGTTCGACTGGAACGACATCTTCGCCATGCCGGAGGCGCCCGGATTCCGCTACAGCACCATTCATTCGACCAGCCCGATGCTGGGCGGGGTGATGGATGCCACGGAGTTCCTGCCCGAGGGGCAGCCCGCGTCCTGGTCGGTGTACTTCGGCGCCGACGATGTCGACAAGGCGGTCGCGCGGGTCGTCGAACTCGGCGGCAGCGTGGTTTCGCCGCCGATGGATACCCCGTACGGCCGCATGGCCACGGTCGCCGACGTGACCGGCGCCCGCTTCAACCTCGGCGGCGACGCGGCCTGAACAGTCGCCGGTCGCGCACGGGTCTGTGGTGCGCGACCGGTGCCATTCCGGGCCCATGTACCCTCTCCGGCATGCCGGTGAGCGTCTTGGATCGCACCCGAAATCGCAGTCGCACCTTGGTGTTGTGCGCCGTGGCCGTCGTCGCCCTGGTCGCGGGCTGCAGCAAAGCGGACGACGCCAGTTCGATCGTCCGCACCACCACGAACATCGCCGGAGCGGGCGTGGTCGGGTTGGAACGCGACACCGCCAAGGCCTGCCCGCTGCCCAGCGCTCCCGATCAGGCGGGCGGCACCCGCAGCGTCACCCACGCCGCCGGCGTCTCGCAGGTATCGGCCGATCCGCAGCGCATCGTGGTGCTGTCCACGGCTGCGCTGGACGCGGCGTGCGCGCTCGGGCTCTGGGAGCGCGTCGTCGGCGCGGTCACCATCGACGGTCCGCGCCCGCAACCGCAGTACCTCGGCTACGGCGTGGTGCAGATCCCGGCCGTCGGTTCGGCCGCCCAGCCCGATCTCGCCAAGATCGCCGAACTGCGCCCCGATGTGATTCTCGGCGAAAGTCCGGATGCCGCTGCCGGTTTCGCCGGACTCCAGCAGATCGCTCCCACCGTCCTGGTCGGCACCGACGGCGGCTGGCAAGCCGAATTCCTCGGTTACGCATCAGGTTTGGGCCGGGCGACCGCCGCCGAGCAGGCCCTCGCCGACTATCGCGTCGAGGCCGCGAACACCGGCAACGAGATCGCCGCCAACCAGAGCCAGGCCTCCGTGGTGCGTTTCACGTCGGGCACCGTCCAGATCCAGGGCACCGACAGCTTCGCCGGACAGGTGCTCGCCGACGCGGGCGTGCAGCGGCCCACCGCGCAGCGCGCCGCCTCCTTCGACGTACCGCTTGCCGATCTCGAACCGGTCGAGGGCGACGTCGTCTACGTCATGTTCGATGGCAAGGACGGAAAGACCTTCGGCGAGAAGACCCTTCGCTCCGACGAGTTCAAGGACCTCAGCGCGGCCACGGACAAGCGGGTGTTCGCGGCCGAGGACTCGGTCTGGCACGGCAATGGCGTCACCGCCGCGCGGGCGCTGCTCACCGACCTGCGAAACACGTTGAACGGGTACGTCACCGACTGAGGTCCGCGGCGATCTGCCACAGTGTCGGTATGGAGATCGTGACCTCACTGCCCGCCGACACGGGGCTGTCACAGGTCGCGCAGCGTATCCGGCGGATCGAGGAGCTCGGGTGCGACACGGTGCACGTCTCGGAGACGGTGCACGATCCGTTCGCGGTGTGCGCGCTCGCGGCCGAGCACAGCAGTCGGCTGACCGTGCGCACCAGCATGGTGGTGGCGTTCCCGCGCAGCCCGATGATCACCGCCTGTGCCGCTTGGGATCTCGCGCGCTTCTCCGATGGGCGGTTCCAGCTCGGGATCGCCTCCCAGGTGCGCGGCAATATCGTCGGCCGCTTCGCCATGCCGTGGACCGATCCGGTGGCGCAGCTCGGCGATTACGCCGACAGCCTGCGCGCCATCTTCGACGCGTTCCAGCACGGGACACCGCTGGATCATCGCGGTAGTCACTACACCTTTACGCGGCTGCAGCCGTTCTTCAATCCCGGACCGCTCGCAGTTCCCGCGCCGACCGTGTGGCTCGGCGGCGTCAACAACCGCATGTGTGAACTCGCGGGCGCGGTCGCCGACGGATTCGTCGCACACCCCACGGGATCGCACCCGCTTTCGCTGACCGAGCAGGTGTTGCCCGCGCTGCACGCGGGTGCGAAATCCAGAGGTCGGGGCCTGCCTCGAATTGTCGTGGTGCCCAAGGTGATTGCCGGACGCGACGAGCCCACGGTCGCCCGCGCGCGGCAGACGATCCGCAAGGAACTCGCCTTCCTCTACTCGACCCCCGCCTACCGCGGCACCCTCGACCGCCTCGGGCTCGGCGACACCGCGACCGCCCTCGCGGCCGCGGCCCAGGCCAAGCGGTGGGATCAGTTGCCGGAACTGCTCACCGACGAGATGGTGGCCCGGCTGGTTCCGCAAGCCACCTACGCGGATCTTCCGGACGTGCTCGAGCAGTGGTATCAGGGTCTGTGCCAGGGGATTTCGCTGGAACCCCCACAGGATCCGGCGGACGACGCGGAGTTCCGCGCCATGCTGGACCGCATCCGCGCGATCGACTGACCTAACGCTCCAGCCGCTGCGCCAAAGCGGTGCGCAGCACCGCGAGCGTGCCCCGCACAGCCAAACCGGCCGCGACCAAGGGTGCGAACAGCAGCCACGGCGAGCGCCGGTGGTAATCACAGTAGAAGCGCAGCGCACTGCGGTGATGCGTGCGCACCTTACGGAAGGGGGCGTGGCGCATGCTGCCGCCCTCGCGGTGGCGGATCTCCACGCTCGGGTCCAGCACCACCCGCCAACCGGCGCGGTGCATGTCCAGCGCCATCTTCGTTTCCTCGAAGTAGAGGAAGTAGCGGGAGTCCATGCCGTCGACGGAATCGAAGGCGCCGCGCCGGAACAGCATGCAGCAGCCCGAAATCCAGTCGACGTCGCTGGGGGTGGTGACGGGATCGCCGAAGTAGGCGCGCGTCGCGGGGTTACCGGGCCACACGCCGCCGAGCACCGCGTGGGCGACGCCGATCAGGAGCGAGGGGAAGCGG encodes:
- a CDS encoding ABC transporter ATP-binding protein, with translation MERVPQPDPDLLIDFTDVTVRRSGHTLVGPVTWQVELDERWVVLGPNGAGKTSLLRMAAAEVHPTSGQANLLGEILGKTDVSELRPRIGLSSAAIASRVPKEEKVSDLVMSAGYAVVGRWRERYDDVDTDRAIDMLESLGAEHLSDRTYGTLSEGERKRVLIARALMTDPELLLLDEPAAGLDLGGREELVERLGDLAADPDAPAMVLVTHHVEEIPQGFTHGMLLNEGEVVAQGLLSDVLTAENLSDAFRQSIALDRVDGRYFARRARRAGRHRHR
- the ctaD gene encoding cytochrome c oxidase subunit I, translated to MTAVEPQPVQLEATRPYPARTGPKGSFIYKAVTTTDPKVLGVMYLTTAMTFFMIGGLMALLMRTELARPGMQFLSAEQFNQLFTMHGTIMLLFYATAIVFGFANIILPLQIGAPDVAFPRLNAFSYWLYLFGATMATAGFITPGGAADFGWTAYSPLTDIVHSPGVGGDLWIMGLAVSGLGTILGGVNMLTTVVVLRAPGMTMFRMPIFTWNIAVTSVLVLLAFPLLTAALMGLAVDRHLGGHIYDPATGGVLLWQHLFWFFGHPEVYIIALPFFGIVSEIYPVFSRKPIFGYTTLVYATLGIAALSIAVWAHHMYATGAVLLPYFSFMTFLIAVPTGVKFFNWIGTMWRGQLTFETPMLWSIGFLVTFLFGGLSGVILASPPLDFHVTDSYFVVAHFHYVLFGTIVFATFAGIYFWFPKMTGRMMDERLGKWHFWTTFVGFHTTFLVQHWLGAEGMPRRYADYLPSDGFTALNTISTIGAFILGASMLPFVWNVFKSYRYGEVVTVDDPWGYGNSLEWATTCPPPRHNFYELPRIRSERPAFELHYPHMVERMRAEAHVGWGSGKHSHAVTEDAVATK
- the serB gene encoding phosphoserine phosphatase SerB; the protein is MEQDLADTTVLVTVTGPDRPGVTSVLLAAMSRHRVSLLDVEQVVIRGRLTLGVLVTCPSDPEALQDELEEAMNTVGMHVDVEVGAAIGRQPMSTHAVVILGAPVTARAFSEVSRQLATLGANIDTIRGIADYPVTGMELLVTATDTGADTDSRLRTALAEVAVAEQVDVAVERAGLARRAKRLIVFDVDSTLIQGEVIEMLAAHAGVEEEVRQVTEAAMRGEIDFAESLRQRVATLEGLDESVIEEVAERIELTPGARTTIRTLRRIGFRCGVVSGGFRQVIEPLAHELELDFVQANTLEIKDGKLTGRVVGEIVDRAFKATALRKFAAEAGVPMEQTVAVGDGANDIDMLNAAGLGVAFNAKPALREVADAALSHPYLDAVLFILGVTRDEVEAADARDGGVRRVPLVGTRADT
- a CDS encoding glycosyltransferase family 2 protein encodes the protein MPHRDDKTVGLILVTYQSAEDLPPFLESLPAAVEPYTLEVICVDNTSTDGSADIVEEFGGRAIRNSENVGLSAAINQGAAETDAEWLLVANPDTQLSPGSIAALVETARADYRIGMIGPRIARLDGSPYPSGRRFPSLLIGVAHAVLGGVWPGNPATRAYFGDPVTTPSDVDWISGCCMLFRRGAFDSVDGMDSRYFLYFEETKMALDMHRAGWRVVLDPSVEIRHREGGSMRHAPFRKVRTHHRSALRFYCDYHRRSPWLLFAPLVAAGLAVRGTLAVLRTALAQRLER
- a CDS encoding protease inhibitor I42 family protein: MTVTDADNGQERKLSTGQQLVVRLGSNPSTGYGWQLTALDQNVVRQVSEKEYVSDQPVMPGTPGTEVWTFVGNAAGVTELRMEYKRPWEQGVEPSKTFTLVLVVV
- a CDS encoding TIGR03617 family F420-dependent LLM class oxidoreductase; the encoded protein is MEIVTSLPADTGLSQVAQRIRRIEELGCDTVHVSETVHDPFAVCALAAEHSSRLTVRTSMVVAFPRSPMITACAAWDLARFSDGRFQLGIASQVRGNIVGRFAMPWTDPVAQLGDYADSLRAIFDAFQHGTPLDHRGSHYTFTRLQPFFNPGPLAVPAPTVWLGGVNNRMCELAGAVADGFVAHPTGSHPLSLTEQVLPALHAGAKSRGRGLPRIVVVPKVIAGRDEPTVARARQTIRKELAFLYSTPAYRGTLDRLGLGDTATALAAAAQAKRWDQLPELLTDEMVARLVPQATYADLPDVLEQWYQGLCQGISLEPPQDPADDAEFRAMLDRIRAID
- a CDS encoding aminoacyl-tRNA hydrolase; this translates as MSFPETGGVDTELPTPDLDFGVRHAELARGYGGAGDPADPDQVQAMQMVLHLPKADPPPRSVLLAAAATAVVALCMDRRVGPEGPWEERYLTWKRSRIRKVARRARGAQWLAANEVDGVTVEVGGAQARAFVPSAVSEVDPRIKRLQIGGTDLEHDEPGPADPDLPVLWVNSALEMTLGKAAAQVGHASMLLAGALPEDLVRRWADSEFHCTVREAGAEQWRELSARVTAGTAVAVRDAGFTEVAPGSLTVIAIPAEAWESRT
- a CDS encoding NUDIX domain-containing protein; translated protein: MLVRDSAAGPEVFLQRRVGAMAFAAGMTVFPGGGVDPSDGTADIAWAGPEPAWWAARFATTEERAKALVCAAVRETFEECGVLLAGPTADTVVSDTTEYREARGKLERRELSLAAFLAASNLVLRADLLRPWANWITPVVEQRRYDTHFFVAVLPEGQLADGATTEAAEVQWRTPAQALDRWRAGEDILLPPTWAQLDALNRFGSTAEILAADVVIDPIMPVLTQVDGAHVLTFPDNKRYFSGLPDQSKLRGSLRN
- a CDS encoding ABC transporter substrate-binding protein, with protein sequence MPVSVLDRTRNRSRTLVLCAVAVVALVAGCSKADDASSIVRTTTNIAGAGVVGLERDTAKACPLPSAPDQAGGTRSVTHAAGVSQVSADPQRIVVLSTAALDAACALGLWERVVGAVTIDGPRPQPQYLGYGVVQIPAVGSAAQPDLAKIAELRPDVILGESPDAAAGFAGLQQIAPTVLVGTDGGWQAEFLGYASGLGRATAAEQALADYRVEAANTGNEIAANQSQASVVRFTSGTVQIQGTDSFAGQVLADAGVQRPTAQRAASFDVPLADLEPVEGDVVYVMFDGKDGKTFGEKTLRSDEFKDLSAATDKRVFAAEDSVWHGNGVTAARALLTDLRNTLNGYVTD
- a CDS encoding VOC family protein, coding for MTHPKPGDPVWVDVFTADPDASIAFYTELFGWTAERADEEFGGYITFRKDGKAVAGGMGKMNAETDGPDQWTVYLASSDARATAEKAKAHGADIVVPPMDVADLGVMAVLGDPGGAGVGIWQAGTFGGIETAALVEGGKWTDAEGAPSWFELHTRDYQRALDFYREVFDWNDIFAMPEAPGFRYSTIHSTSPMLGGVMDATEFLPEGQPASWSVYFGADDVDKAVARVVELGGSVVSPPMDTPYGRMATVADVTGARFNLGGDAA